In Janthinobacterium sp. 67, a genomic segment contains:
- a CDS encoding protein-L-isoaspartate(D-aspartate) O-methyltransferase has product MTDKPRTFPLSLDSLAGKPARQGGGQSLAQSRIATPQTATQNAAQNAARGVAQPYGAHAAIAPSRAQAIANERAQPAVVAPPRQNPLVSEAVRRAMVARVAKQGVKDQVVLDALQAVPRHMFMDEALASQAYIDASLPIGHHQTISQPYIVARMIEVMRQGGNLQRVLEIGTGCGYQAAVLSLVAKEVYSIERIRPLHELAKANLRPLRVSNLRLQYGDGMLGLPQAAPFDGIILAAAGLEVPQALLEQLAPGGRLVAPVGAKLQHLQLITRVGKMEWTSQTLEDCHFVPLRPGTI; this is encoded by the coding sequence ATGACTGACAAGCCGCGTACCTTCCCCCTTTCCCTCGATTCGCTGGCCGGCAAGCCCGCCAGGCAGGGCGGGGGGCAGTCGCTGGCCCAGTCCCGGATCGCCACGCCGCAGACGGCCACGCAGAATGCGGCGCAGAACGCGGCGCGCGGCGTGGCGCAGCCGTATGGCGCGCACGCGGCCATCGCGCCGTCGCGCGCGCAAGCCATCGCCAATGAGCGGGCGCAGCCGGCCGTGGTGGCGCCGCCGCGGCAAAACCCGCTCGTCTCGGAAGCCGTGCGCCGGGCCATGGTGGCCCGCGTGGCAAAACAGGGCGTCAAGGACCAGGTCGTGCTCGACGCCCTGCAAGCCGTGCCGCGCCACATGTTCATGGACGAGGCGCTGGCGTCGCAGGCGTATATCGACGCCTCCTTGCCCATCGGCCACCACCAGACCATTTCGCAGCCGTACATCGTGGCGCGCATGATCGAAGTGATGCGTCAGGGCGGCAATCTGCAGCGCGTGCTGGAAATCGGCACCGGTTGCGGCTACCAGGCCGCGGTGCTGTCGCTGGTGGCGAAAGAGGTGTATTCGATCGAGCGCATCCGGCCTCTGCACGAGCTGGCGAAGGCGAATTTGCGCCCGCTGCGCGTGTCGAATCTGCGCTTGCAGTACGGAGATGGTATGCTTGGCCTGCCGCAGGCGGCGCCCTTCGACGGGATCATCCTTGCCGCAGCCGGCCTGGAAGTCCCGCAAGCCTTGCTGGAACAGCTGGCGCCCGGCGGGCGTCTGGTTGCGCCAGTGGGGGCTAAATTGCAACACTTACAACTCATTACCCGGGTGGGGAAAATGGAATGGACCAGCCAGACCCTGGAAGATTGCCATTTCGTGCCTTTGCGCCCGGGCACCATATGA
- a CDS encoding peptidoglycan DD-metalloendopeptidase family protein, which yields MIKKSNILLCSITLAALLSGCGTTGVQAPVVERHPTSSSAAASDPRDRDPAYYTVKRGDTLLRIALEHGQNYRDLVAWNDLSNPNDIKVDQVLRVLPPTGDTGGAQTSAIVMPPSTEIKPAAPVVPKKTGPRGEKRAYSDATLAELRADGGTSDAKPAPAPAAVAAAAPAAAAAAPAASAPGEDKISWMWPSEGKVIGTFDEGKNKGVDIAGKAGQQVVAAGAGKVMYAGSGIRGYGNLVIVKHSNSLLSAYAHNRSILVKEGQNVNKGQAIAEMGDSDADRVKLHFEIRQQGKPVDPSKFLPNR from the coding sequence ATGATTAAGAAAAGTAACATACTTCTATGTAGCATCACCTTGGCCGCGCTGTTGAGCGGTTGCGGCACGACGGGCGTCCAGGCGCCCGTCGTGGAGCGCCACCCAACGAGCAGCAGTGCCGCCGCCAGCGATCCGCGCGACCGCGACCCGGCCTATTACACCGTCAAGCGCGGCGACACCCTGTTGCGCATCGCCCTCGAGCACGGCCAGAACTACCGCGACCTGGTGGCCTGGAACGACTTGAGCAACCCGAACGACATCAAGGTCGACCAGGTATTGCGCGTGCTGCCGCCGACCGGCGACACGGGCGGCGCGCAAACGTCGGCCATCGTCATGCCGCCATCGACGGAAATCAAGCCGGCCGCGCCTGTCGTGCCGAAGAAAACGGGCCCGCGCGGCGAGAAGCGCGCCTATTCCGACGCCACCCTGGCCGAACTGCGCGCCGATGGCGGCACCAGCGACGCCAAGCCTGCGCCGGCACCGGCAGCAGTCGCCGCCGCCGCACCGGCCGCCGCCGCGGCAGCCCCGGCCGCATCGGCGCCTGGCGAAGACAAGATCAGCTGGATGTGGCCTTCCGAAGGCAAGGTCATCGGCACTTTCGACGAAGGCAAGAACAAGGGCGTCGATATCGCAGGCAAGGCGGGCCAGCAAGTGGTGGCCGCCGGAGCGGGAAAAGTCATGTATGCCGGGAGCGGAATCCGTGGTTATGGTAATCTTGTCATCGTGAAGCACAGTAATAGTTTATTGTCGGCGTATGCGCATAACCGCAGCATCCTGGTGAAGGAAGGGCAGAACGTCAACAAAGGCCAGGCCATCGCCGAAATGGGCGATTCCGATGCCGACCGCGTGAAGCTGCACTTTGAAATCCGCCAGCAGGGCAAGCCCGTCGACCCTTCGAAATTCCTGCCTAACCGTTAG